A region of Massilia sp. KIM DNA encodes the following proteins:
- a CDS encoding GtrA family protein, with translation MRDGAITEVATTGTSSRMRRLRLGRFLLYAMVGAAGTAGHYALLIGLVSFGLMAPAPASVLGALLGALINFVLNATLTFAGAGHSHLQWRTAARFFATAGLAALINGLAMFLLVDGLGLDYRLAQLLVTAVLLCATYAINAKWTFHAGKDR, from the coding sequence ATGCGTGACGGCGCGATCACGGAGGTCGCCACGACCGGCACCTCTTCCCGCATGCGCCGTCTCAGGCTGGGGCGCTTCCTGCTGTACGCGATGGTCGGCGCGGCCGGCACGGCCGGCCACTACGCCCTCCTGATCGGCCTGGTCTCCTTCGGCCTGATGGCGCCGGCCCCGGCCTCGGTGCTGGGCGCCCTGCTCGGCGCCCTGATCAACTTCGTGCTCAACGCCACCCTCACCTTTGCCGGCGCCGGCCACAGTCACCTGCAATGGCGCACGGCGGCACGCTTCTTCGCCACCGCCGGCCTGGCGGCCCTGATCAACGGCCTGGCGATGTTCCTGCTGGTGGACGGGCTGGGCCTGGACTACCGGCTGGCCCAGCTCCTGGTGACGGCCGTGCTGCTGTGCGCGACCTATGCGATCAATGCGAAGTGGACTTTCCATGCAGGCAAAGACCGCTGA